The Camelus ferus isolate YT-003-E chromosome 13, BCGSAC_Cfer_1.0, whole genome shotgun sequence genome segment AGGTTGTTTAGTGGGAAGGGAAATCAGGAGATGAAGTGGCCCTTTGAGAAGACctaaaaaaagatgaatgtgCCCGGTTCCCATGAACTGTGACCAAGATCCTACAAGAGAAGGGGATACGTGCTGTCTCTTTACCTCTTACTGGTCTCCAACAAGTCACATCACCTCTGGATCTTAGTTTCTACCTTTgaaaatttctgttaaaatacccacttcataggattgttgtgaggattaaaggaaataGGTGGTAAGTGCTCAGCACAACACTTGGCAAATAGAgccattcaataagtatttgttggaaGAGGATTAAATGGAAATTGCTGTGCTGTTACACAATGATTAATTAATAGTTCTGTAGATTTGTCACCATAAGCATGTGTTTTTTCGAGGGACAGGCTTGGTCTTGGGAGTGGGAGTAAATGCTGACTCAGGGATACTGAGGCAAGCCCAACCCAGACTTCCCCTCCCATTTGTTAATGGGACAAGAAACAGCATAGACCCTTTGCTGAACAGTGGGGGTCGAGCTGGTCAGAGCATTGTTCTTCTTCCTTCCACAGTCTGGAGAGGTATTGGTGAATGTTAAGGAGCACTCCCGGCAGATCAATGACATCCAGTTATCCAGGGACATGACCATGTTTGTCACTGCATCCAAGGACAACACAGCCAAGGTGAGCCTGGGCAAGGAGTCTGGTGGGGCTTCTCCCACCCTCCTGCATGACTCTCAACTTGCCCGACTTCCCAAGAAGTCTCCTTTTACAGATTCCTCGTCATCTTCTCTCTCTAGCTCTTTGACTCCACAACCCTTGAACACCAGAAGACTTTCCGGACAGAACGTCCCGTCAACTCAGCTGCCCTCTCTCCCAACTATGATCATGTAAGAGAACCCCAGTCAAGCTTCCTATCAAAGCCTCAGAATGCTTCTAAGATCTAGCTGTCTGTCTAGCAATTAAGAAAGGAACTCTGGGGGGGTATAGTGTCAGGCAGAGAGGAAATGCCCAGAGCAAAAACAAGGCTGAATGACTGGGAAGCCccaggggacagggcaggaggtGGCTGAAGGATCTGTTTGTTCCTTACCCTTGGTGTCTTCCCCGTCTGATGTGGGAGATTTTAAAGGCTTATAGGGtggtgggaaaacagaaaatggacTTGCCTGTGCTTTGGGCCTGTCTAGAGTTTCTTCTGCCCTTCAGGTGGTGCTGGGCGGTGGTCAGGAAGCCATGGATGTAACCACTACCTCCACTAGGATTGGCAAGTTCGAGGCCAGGTAAAGGGGGAAGGAGCTCTTCCAGACCGAGATATCATGAAATGTCTTTCATGATGGACAAAAACGTACAAGGAGACCTCCCTTAATTCATTGGCTGCTAGGAAGTACAGCCAATTTGTGGCCCTCCTGTGACGAGTGAATAAAATAGTTAAGAACATGAACTCTCTTGCTCTGAAGCCCTACACAGCATTGTAGTTCTCTCTGCCGTTATCCTtgactataaaatggggacaatgataATATACTTACCTCATAAAACTGcagattaaataagttaatagtTGTTAAGCTCTTAGAGCACTGTCCAGCACATAGTAGGGAAGACTTTTGGGTCCAGTCTTCCCCCAACTTTgtcttgtttcattcattttcatttccccttGTCCCACTTTCCCCACTTTGTGGTTTGCATTTGAGAAGATACCTCTGACCACTTTGGAAGGAGGTGGAGAATGAATTAACTGTgccatcccaccccaccctaccACCCACCTCTCCTCCAGGTTCTTCCACTTGGCCTTTGAAGAAGAGTTTGGAAGAGTCAAGGGCCACTTCGGACCTATCAACAGCGTTGCCTTCCATCCTGATGGCAAGAGGTAGGGCTCGGTGAAGGAGGCTGAGCTCAGCCCTGGTCTGCCCGCTCTGCCCCTTTCCCATGCCCTGCCCCCCCAGGCTTATCTCCCCCAGGGCAGGCATCTGACTGGGCCCTGGCTGTCTCTTTCCAGCTACAGCAGCGGCGGAGAAGATGGTTATGTCCGCATCCACTACTTTGACCCACAGTACTTTGAGTTTGAGTTTGAGGCTTAAGAAGCTGGATCTCCATCTGGGCCAGGGTCACAGAAGGTTTCAGACTCCAAGAAATAAATTAGTTTGGAAATAAATGATTTCTGATCAGATATTTTTATGGGGCCTGTCTCATCACTTTCCCTTTGCAGTGATACCCCAGCGAGCTGATACCAATCATGGGATGATACCTTTATTATTTGGAACTTCTCCCTACACTTTGGACACTTCAAACCTGGAACTTCAGTATTATGGGCTAGGCTGGGTTGCAGGCACCCTCATCCAAGGTCCAAAGGTGCTGAGGGGCCGGGAGAGGGTTCAGGAACATCTCAACCACTATCCAAGGAACCAACACTTAGAGTTGGAGCTCAGAGGCTGAAACTGTTGGCTGAGAGCCTTCTGTCTTCTCCTGATCTGTCACTATTTGCCACACCTTCTCCCATGCTGCCTCTGAAGGCTCAGGTGGACGGGTCCAGCGCAGAAACaggcctgaggaggaggaaggacaggtAAGGAAGCTGAGCAGAGAACTCCCAAGGGGAGAAGGTGGGTAGGGGGTCACCTTGCCACAGTCGCAGGCTCTGGGGCTCCACAGAGGGCCAGAGGGCCAAGGGATTGGGAACGTAGAGTGGGTTCCGGAGTTTGCGTTGCTCCTTTAGCTGATTGAGCCCAGACCACAAGGAGTGGGTTCGAGTTCTCACTTCACACAGGCATCTGGAGGGAATGAGGGAGTGAGCTTTCAGACTCAGCTATGCCCTTTGGGATTCTGGGTGGGAGGCCCTGGCAAGTAGGGTGACAGCTCTTCCGGGACAGTGATAACCTCTCCTGCAAATGTTACTGCCAATCAGATCCTGAATTGGACATTACGATAAAGGAATGAAGTCCTAGTTCTTAAAGGAGTTCTGCTTAGCTTTGCCTGAGATGATCAGGGAAGGCTAATTAAAAATGGGCCATTGGAGCTGGCTCTGCAGCAGAAGTTCAAGGGTGCAAAAACATGTAAATACTTAGAAGTGGGAACTGCAGGAGCAAAAGCAAGAAATTGGGAAAGGGACCAATGTGAATATTGATAGGTCTGGTGAGGAAGCTGTTCCGATGGCCCACATGGAAAGGAAAGGGTCTGGATTAGGGTAGTAGGAGGGGCCTTTGACAGGAAAGGACTAAGCtgagaaattcttaaaagaaaagctaaataagaaggatgggggagagggagctAAAGAGAACAGTTTCTAACCTGGGGGACCCATAAGTGTAGTTAGTGAAAACAACATaagtggaggaggcagctgggcaaCAGAAGATAACTATGATCCCCACCTTCTTAGGGAGgaggggcccctccctccccttatCTCAGCCTGATGAGAGAAGGACAGCTAGTGAAATCTGATCACAAGCATATGCAACAAGCCAACCAAATAATAATAACCAGCacatgtgtgccaggcactgtgcctttAACTCAGCTAATTCTCACACACTCCCACCTCACCCCTAGATTTTGGCAACTATTACAATCCTCTCCTTGCTACTGATGAAACAGAGACTTGGGTTTGTTTTTGAACACCCAGCAGGTGACTGGTGGGACGGGAACTTGAGCCCAAACAATCTGACTCAGCTTTCAACCTCTAATCTATTGCTTCACTAGAATCAACCCTGCAAAGTGGTAGGGAGCCCCAGAAATAACTGGCTGCACCTTTCCCCttcagtctttgtttttaagCTGGGATGCAGTTGTTCTTGAGTAGGTCTGAGGGACTGGCCATCTATTTATGGGTTTGCAGAATTTACAGGGAAGTGTGAGTGCAGAGGTAGGGAAGGAGAGGACACCAAGAGATTTTCTAAAAGAGAAACTCATTTGAAAGGGAAAGGTGTCTTCTAGGGAAGTAGGGTGCTGATGTAGCAAGGACCCGCCCCGGTCCTGTGCCTGCCCTCTGACCCACCTTGACACCCGCCAGCTCACCTCTCCTGTTCGCTGTTGCAGAGGAAGGTGCCGAAAGGGGAGGCATAGGCGTGATCAAACAGCGCCAACAGCATCCCCTCCCCAAACTCCAGCGACAGCGGGAACTGGCGGCCCAGCTGCCACACACAgtccaggaagaggagaaaagtggGTGCCTCGTGCTTGGGGCGGGCGTGGGAGAAGGCCGAGTGGGCACAGCGCAGCTGGAAGGGGTGGccggcctggggagggggcagagcgaTGGGCACAAGGAAGTGGGGTTTCTGGGTGGAGAGGTAGGGCTGGGCGGCCACTTACCTGAATCCACTCTCGCTCTACCAGTTCCTGGAATCCAGCCATGGTCCGGCTTGAGGGGTCCAGGATGAGCTGGGCCAGTGAAGTCACGACCAGGGTGCTGTCTGTGCCTTCAGCCCCATGTACCAAGATGCAGGCCCCTTCCCTGTCGACCAGGGCTTATCAACAGTGGCCAGTCCTTCCCTGCCTGAAGTGGCCAGGCTAGGAATACTGTGGGCCCATTTCAAGGCTGTTTGCTTACTGAGACAAGGTTTTGTGGCCTGGTGTTGAGAGCCCCGCCCACCCTGCCCTGTTCTGTCTCATGGGTTGGGGGAGGTGCTTACCGCTCCATGCCCTGGGCTGCTAGGCAGGCGGTGCTCAGTGCCTCCTTCACATGTGCCAGCCAGCGGCAGCCCGCTAGTCGACTAAGCCAGTGGTCCATGCTCTGCTCCAGGTCCCCACAGGCCTCCACCAGGTGCACGAAGCTCTCCTGTAGGGGCCGCCCCCTGTACAAGTGGGACTCTGGTGAGCACAGCCTGAGAACAACTGCTCCAGACCGCTGAGGGAGACATAAAACTCTCCAAGGAGCCCAGCTGACAAGCGGGACTCAGAGCCCTTTGGGGAGCCCAGCTAATCTAATGGAGAGGATTCTTCAATCTTGAGGATTCCTCAATCTGGTGGAGGAGACTCAAGACCCTTTGGGGAGACCTAGTCTGTTGGGGAGGCCTAGCCATACCTGGAGAGGGGTCACACAGCCCTCTGGGGAAACACAGAATGCTCCGGGAAACACCCAATTTGATGAAAGTGTCATAATACCCTTGAAGTACCCTGATCTGATGGGAGCAACACAGTATCCCCAGGGGAGCCCCAGTCTGACAAGAGAAATAATACTCTTGGGGGTCTGATATATGCTCCTACTTTCCAGAAACTGTTCTGCTTTAGAACACCAGTAATCTGCCAGAAAATCTAATTGAGACTTTTTCAGCCTTATTTAAAAGTCTTCTGAGGGttgggtatacctcagtggtagagcacatgcttagcattcatgaggtcctgggttcaatccctggtacctcaattttttaaaaaagccttcagtggctccccactgcctttaGGGTAAAATCTAAGTTCAGAATCACAGCATTCAAGACCTTTGCTCAGGCCCCCGTCACCGCTTTAGCCTCTCTACCTCCATCCATCTCTCACCCTCCACCTCACACTCGACACTCCACCATACTGAAGGACTTGCAGTTCCACAAAAAGGACAAATGACTAGGCTCCCTGGTTCTATACACCTCAGTGCCTTCCACCTGGAATGTCCTGCCACCCTCTGGCTTACCCTTTCTCTCTTTCAGGTCTCAGCTAAAACATCCTATTTTCAGGGAAACTTTCTTTTGATGACCTAGTCTAAGAGAGTGGTGCCTCCTCTATGCTGCTACTGAGCACATAAATTCTAATCGCTCATTTACTGCTGATCTTCCAGCCATGTCTGGGCTGGCCACCATCTCAGTGCTCAGtcaatgtttaataaataaataagtggagtTTTGTAATCTGGATAGGAGAGTATTTCACTCTCCTCAAAGCAGGATAACTCTCTCAGGACTTCCTCTTGGTACTGCCATCACCTGAACACAGAGGGAATACATAACAACTGTGCCCGCAAACTTctcagggcagggctggaaaCAATGCAAGGTGTATGTGTGGTGAGGTTGTTCCTGGAAGACAAACTTCagtttcattgttaatgtaaagaggTGCTTTTTCTTTCCAGGCAGAGTTGGGATGTCTAGAGAGGAATGAGCTCTGTCACTAGGAGTGTGCAAGTGGGGATGCCCACCTGGCGACATGGCTACCAGGAAAGACCTAACAGTCCTCAAGATTCCTGCAAGAcaccccttccccgcccccatGGCAGGAAAGAACCTAGGAGAAGATGGGAAGGTCCCTTACCTCTCCAGGGGCCGGTGCAGCCTTTTCCAGCCCGGGTAGGCGGCCTTAGCCTCTGTGCCGCCGCCAGTCATGCGGGCCTGTTTGGCGGTCTGGGCCGAGCGCGTATCCACAATGAAGCCCCGGGCCCCAGGGCGAGACCCTGCCAGCACAGCTCGCAGCAGGGCCTCGTCTTCAGCGCAACGCCGCTTCTGGGGCCCGATCAAGGGCTGGCTGGAACGTAGCAGCACCTGCGGACAGGGACTCAACTCCGGAAGCCGTACCCACCCAGCCCTGGTTCAGGGACTTCACTCAGAGGGTCTCTAAGCAGGGGCTGCAGACTGGAGCAGGGGCGCAGGAGCCCTACGAGTGTCGGACCTGGGTCTGGGCGGGTTGTGGCCGGAGTGGGGAGAGACCCGAAGGGTAGGCAGTGGGAGGCTTATGGGTTGACAAAAGGAGGGACGAGGCTTCGTGGGCTCAGACCAGCCGGAGGCGGGGCCAGAGATAGGCGAGATTCGGAAACCCGCAAGAGGGGCGGGGTCAGCGTGGTAAAGGCTGGAttgagcgggggggggggggggggccagaaTAGGGCAGGAGCCCCGGCCGCTGCAGGGCAGAGAATTGGCCCCGCCAGTATAGAAGAGCCAAGTAGGAACGCAGTTGGTTCTAGCGGCGGGATTGGGGAGGGCGGGGCTCACGGTTCGGCTGGGAGCATGGTGGTAGCTGAGCACTGGGAAGCGGCCTCCCTGGCGGAAGCGGGCGGTGAGAGCCAGGGCATCGTCATTAACAGCGCGAGGCACGATCACAGCGCGGGGGTAACTGGGGCACAAGCTGAAGTCCTCGTTCGCCTCGCTCAGCCGCCACGCGTTGGTCTGCGGCGTAGGAAGGGGCCAGGTCTAGGGCACCCACTGAGTGCGCCGTCCCCGCATCCCTTTCCGGCTAGGCGCTCCCAAATTCCCAGGCCCTCACGACCGCGCCCACCTCACGAGCTACTCGCTTGTAGTAGCGTTCGGGCGGATGGAAGTGCCAGGCGTCGCCCAATCTCAAGCCCTTGGGAcggtagaagaaaggaaaggaggtgaTGACCGATTCCAGGGAGGACAGCGCCTGGGGAAGGAAGTCAAGGGGTCTAGGAAAGATCGGAATCCAACCCTTGGTTCCGCAGCTCCCGTCTCTCCACGTACTCCAGACCACCCTGCATCCATCCCCTTGCCATTAGCTATGCTCAGAGATAGCACTGGGTGCTGAGTCCCCTTGAGTAGTAACCCCAATTTACTTCCCTCGTTACGGGATAGGGTAGCTTAAGTGATGCGGTACCTCAATGGAGCGGGCAATGTTCAGCGTCGCTTCCACGCCCTCTATGTCCAGCTGCAGGACTCGCAGGTCCTTACAGCGCAGCGTGATGGTGCCACAGTCACCCGCTACCCTGGGGATGGACGGGCTTAGGCTTAGTGTCCCCTGCCCTCTACCAGGGGAGGAGAAGCGAGTTTCTTAGGATTGTATGTTATGAAGGGGGACACCAGATCCAACTGTACTTGCCCTTCCCCCTCTGCCGGCCGAGCCGCGCGCTCCCCCCCATGGGGATTCCCCGCCACGTCTCACCGCTTCTCGATGGAATCTACACTACGCAACAGCAGCAGCCACAGGTCCGGAGtcgcctggggccctggggacagcagcAGGTGGTGGCCGGTGACACACAGCGTGCCGCGCAGCGGGGGTGCCTCCGGGCCCCGCAGGAGCTCGGCTTGAGCCTGAC includes the following:
- the LOC102507214 gene encoding myotubularin-related protein 9-like isoform X2, with protein sequence MEFSELIRTGQAQAELLRGPEAPPLRGTLCVTGHHLLLSPGPQATPDLWLLLLRSVDSIEKRVAGDCGTITLRCKDLRVLQLDIEGVEATLNIARSIEGLRLGDAWHFHPPERYYKRVARETNAWRLSEANEDFSLCPSYPRAVIVPRAVNDDALALTARFRQGGRFPVLSYHHAPSRTVLLRSSQPLIGPQKRRCAEDEALLRAVLAGSRPGARGFIVDTRSAQTAKQARMTGGGTEAKAAYPGWKRLHRPLERGRPLQESFVHLVEACGDLEQSMDHWLSRLAGCRWLAHVKEALSTACLAAQGMEREGACILVHGAEGTDSTLVVTSLAQLILDPSSRTMAGFQELVEREWIQAGHPFQLRCAHSAFSHARPKHEAPTFLLFLDCVWQLGRQFPLSLEFGEGMLLALFDHAYASPFGTFLCNSEQERCLCEVRTRTHSLWSGLNQLKEQRKLRNPLYVPNPLALWPSVEPQSLRLWQGLFLRWTRPPEPSEAAWEKVWQIVTDQEKTEGSQPTVSASELQL
- the LOC102507214 gene encoding myotubularin-related protein 9-like isoform X1, with translation MEFSELIRTGQAQAELLRGPEAPPLRGTLCVTGHHLLLSPGPQATPDLWLLLLRSVDSIEKRVAGDCGTITLRCKDLRVLQLDIEGVEATLNIARSIEALSSLESVITSFPFFYRPKGLRLGDAWHFHPPERYYKRVARETNAWRLSEANEDFSLCPSYPRAVIVPRAVNDDALALTARFRQGGRFPVLSYHHAPSRTVLLRSSQPLIGPQKRRCAEDEALLRAVLAGSRPGARGFIVDTRSAQTAKQARMTGGGTEAKAAYPGWKRLHRPLERGRPLQESFVHLVEACGDLEQSMDHWLSRLAGCRWLAHVKEALSTACLAAQGMEREGACILVHGAEGTDSTLVVTSLAQLILDPSSRTMAGFQELVEREWIQAGHPFQLRCAHSAFSHARPKHEAPTFLLFLDCVWQLGRQFPLSLEFGEGMLLALFDHAYASPFGTFLCNSEQERCLCEVRTRTHSLWSGLNQLKEQRKLRNPLYVPNPLALWPSVEPQSLRLWQGLFLRWTRPPEPSEAAWEKVWQIVTDQEKTEGSQPTVSASELQL
- the LOC102507214 gene encoding myotubularin-related protein 9-like isoform X3, which produces MEFSELIRTGQAQAELLRGPEAPPLRGTLCVTGHHLLLSPGPQATPDLWLLLLRSVDSIEKRVAGDCGTITLRCKDLRVLQLDIEGVEATLNIARSIEALSSLESVITSFPFFYRPKGLRLGDAWHFHPPERYYKRVAREVLLRSSQPLIGPQKRRCAEDEALLRAVLAGSRPGARGFIVDTRSAQTAKQARMTGGGTEAKAAYPGWKRLHRPLERGRPLQESFVHLVEACGDLEQSMDHWLSRLAGCRWLAHVKEALSTACLAAQGMEREGACILVHGAEGTDSTLVVTSLAQLILDPSSRTMAGFQELVEREWIQAGHPFQLRCAHSAFSHARPKHEAPTFLLFLDCVWQLGRQFPLSLEFGEGMLLALFDHAYASPFGTFLCNSEQERCLCEVRTRTHSLWSGLNQLKEQRKLRNPLYVPNPLALWPSVEPQSLRLWQGLFLRWTRPPEPSEAAWEKVWQIVTDQEKTEGSQPTVSASELQL